A stretch of Gadus chalcogrammus isolate NIFS_2021 chromosome 9, NIFS_Gcha_1.0, whole genome shotgun sequence DNA encodes these proteins:
- the LOC130389651 gene encoding 43 kDa receptor-associated protein of the synapse-like translates to MNIFMSHLVAEMGQDQTKQQIEKGLKLYQSNQTEKALDVWTKVLEKTSDPGGKFRVLGCLITAHSEMGKYKQMLKYALAQIDTAREMEDPDYLTEGYLNLARSNEKLCDYQKTVSYCKTCLDMQGTTVSLQLNGQVCLSMGNAFLGLSVFQKALESYEKALRYAHNNDDKMLECRVCCSLGNFYVHLKDYEKALFFPCKAAELVNDYGKGWSLKYRAMSQYHMSVAYRKLDRLPDAMECCEESMKIALQHGDRPLQALCLLNFADIHRCRKDADVSQSFPPYESAMCIMTEIGNRLGQAQIYLGVAKCWLLQKDLDKAQESLHRAEELAEELGNKLCTLKVCCLSEGMFRSRGQGEQLRQQVVKLLQCVEELELYCGMCGESIGERDQQLQALPCSHIFHLKCLQTNGTRGCPKCRQSSMKPGFV, encoded by the exons ATGAATATTTTTATGAGCCATCTTGTAGCAGAGATGGGCCAGGACCAAACCAAGCAGCAGATAGAGAAGGGCCTAAAGCTGTACCAGTCCAATCAGACAGAGAAGGCTCTAGATGTCTGGACCAAAGTCTTGGAGAAGACTTCGGATCCTGGAGGGAAATTCCGTGTGTTGGGGTGTTTGATAACCGCCCACTCAGAAATGGGGAAATATAAACAGATGCTTAAG TATGCCCTAGCCCAGATAGACACAGCCAGGGAGATGGAGGACCCCGACTACCTGACGGAGGGCTACCTAAACCTGGCCCGCAGCAATGAGAAGCTCTGTGACTACCAGAAGACCGTGTCCTACTGTAAAACGTGCTTGGACATGCAGGGGACCACCGTCAGCCTCCAGCTCAACGGACAGGTGTGCCTGAGCATGGGCAATGCTTTCCTGGGTCTCAGCGTGTTCCAGAAGGCCCTGGAGAGCTACGAGAAAGCCCTGCGCTATGCACACAACAACGACGACAAGATGCTGGAGTGCAGAGTGTGCTGCAGTCTAGGGAACTTCTACGTTCACCTCAAG GACTACGAGAAAGCCCTGTTCTTCCCCTGCAAAGCCGCCGAACTGGTCAACGACTACGGCAAAGGCTGGAGTCTGAAGTACCGCGCCATGAGTCAGTACCACATGTCGGTGGCGTACAGGAAGCTCGACCGCCTGCCCGACGCCATGGAGTGTTGTGAG GAGTCCATGAAGATCGCCCTGCAGCATGGCGACCGCCCTCTTCAGGCTCTGTGCTTGCTCAACTTTGCTGACATCCACCGCTGTAGGAAAGATGCTGATGTAAGCC AAAGCTTTCCCCCCTACGAGTCGGCCATGTGCATCATGACCGAGATCGGGAACCGTCTGGGACAAGCACAGATCTACCTGGGCGTGGCAAAGTGCTGGCTTCTGCAGAAAGACCTGGATAAG gCTCAGGAGTCTTTGCATCGAGCTGAGGAGTTGGCTGAGGAATTGGGTAACAAG cTGTGCACTCTGAAGGTGTGCTGCCTGAGCGAGGGCATGTTCCGCAGCCGGGGGCAGGGCGAGCAGCTCCGGCAGCAGGTGGTCAAGCTGCTGCAGTGCGTGGAAGAGCTGGAGCTCTACTGCGGGATGTGCGGCGAGTCCATCGGCGAGAGGGACCAACAGCTGCAGGCCCTGCCCTGCTCGCACATCTTCCACCTCAA ATGCCTGCAGACCAACGGGACACGGGGCTGCCCTAAATGCCGCCAATCCTCTATGAAGCCCGGGTTTGTTTGA
- the LOC130389777 gene encoding DNA-binding protein SMUBP-2-like translates to MGSGTKETHGVSVLPSNGFRTGFIGRWPLLYVLVPQVLCCAPSNVAVDNLVERLARCKVKVLRLGHPARLLESIQKHSLDAVLAKSDNTNIISDIRKDMDKAFMGMKKTRNKGERFSFKREIGELRKELRSREATAIGQVLKSADVVLSTNTGASNDGPLRHLPPGHFDWVVIDECAQALESSCWIALLNARKCILAGDYKQLPPTIKSQTAASKGLAVSLMERLIQKFGASVVRMLTVQYRMHHLIMDWASREMYQGRLTAHSSVQGHLLKDLPGIACVEETSTPLLLIDTAGCGLSEMEVTEEQSKGNQGEVDLVELHIICLTEAGLKPQDIAVIAPYNLQVDLLRQRLSGRYPALEIKSVDGFQGREKEAVVLTLVRSNRKGEVGFLAEDRRINVAVTRARRHLAVICDSQTVQSHAFLKSLISHMTDHGEVRTAFEYLQDIVPLNYTRSLNDSKTKFSAASSTKQKVKLQAAGKENQKTQTKAAGGRVPEDPVNQKRQPTKPRILTAEEELKTQTRSAEIREQVETYLRDPSQEELRFPPSLNSHDRMLVHRISEELGLGHESRGEGRDRCITVSRPPPGSGPTRPEPEEEEEEEEEEEEEEEETVSEPQAATSSQQPPGDLKSLHLERMKREQQRREEAAQQKRQVQAAIGKLPTAKKPAKGKSRTKAGVCDIAAAAGAEEDFDTLISAVLKAESVCSLVKCKASVRLLGQLCPYCNRQFCLGHHVPEVHGCGDKAKANARMRISREGVLYAGSGKKDTSMDPNKKAYLQRKLDSKLKDMESKRKLKSKEKSN, encoded by the exons CTTCATTGGACGATGGCCTCTGCTGTACGTCCTGGTTCCCCAGGTCCTGTGCTGCGCCCCCTCCAACGTGGCGGTTGATAACCTGGTGGAGCGGCTGGCCCGCTGTAAGGTGAAGGTCCTCAGGCTGGGCCACCCCGCCCGGCTGCTGGAGTCCATCCAGAAACACTCTCTGGACGCCGTGCTGGCCAAGAGTGACAACACTAACATCATCTCTGATATCCGGAAGGACATGGATAAGGCTTTC ATGGGGATGAAGAAGACGCGGAATAAAGGTGAACGTTTTAGTTTCAAACGAGAGATCGGGGAGCTGCGGAAAGAGCTCCGATCCAGGGAAGCAACGGCCATCGGTCAGGTCCTAAAAAGTGCAGACGTGGTGTTATCAACCAACACAG GGGCCTCCAACGATGGGCCCCTTAGACACCTGCCGCCCGGCCACTTTGACTGGGTGGTGATAGACGAGTGTGCCCAGGCCCTCGAGAGCAGCTGCTGGATCGCTCTGCTCAACGCACGCAAATGCATCCTGGCTGGGGACTACAAGCagctcccccccaccatcaagTCCCAAAC CGCTGCGTCGAAGGGCCTGGCAGTCAGTCTGATGGAGAGACTGATCCAGAAGTTTGGGGCCTCCGTGGTTCGCATGCTGACGGTCCAGTACCGCATGCACCACCTCATCATGGACTGGGCCTCCAGGGAGATGTACCAGGGGCGTCTGACCGCACACAGCTCAGTGCAGGGCCACCTGCTGAA AGATCTACCAGGAATTGCATGCGTCGAGGAGACCAGCACACCCCTGCTCCTCATCGACACGGCGGGCTGTGGGCTGAGCGAGATGGAGGTCACAGAAGAACAGTCCAAGGGCAACCAAG GGGAAGTGGACCTTGTTGAACTACACATCATATGTTTGACGGAGGCTGGACTAAAACCTCAAGACATCGCCGTCATTGCTCCATACAATTTACAA GTGGATCTTCTGCGCCAGAGGCTCTCTGGACGGTATCCAGCCCTGGAGATCAAGTCTGTGGACGGCTTTCagggcagagagaaggaggctgTGGTGTTAACACTAGTCAGGTCCAACCGAAAAG GTGAGGTTGGATTCCTTGCTGAGGACAGAAGGATCAACGTGGCGGTGACGCGCGCCCGGCGCCACCTGGCCGTGATCTGCGACTCCCAGACGGTTCAGAGTCACGCCTTCCTCAAGTCCCTCATCAGTCACATGACGGACCACGGCGAGGTCCGCACCGCCTTCGAGTACCTCCAGGACATCGTGCCGCTGAACTACACTCGCAGCCTGAACGACAGCAAGACCAAGTTCTCTGCTGCCTCGTCAACCAAGCAGAAGGTCAAACTTCAGGCTGCAGGCAAAGAGAACCAAAAGACCCAGACgaaggctgctgggggcagGGTCCCAGAAGACCCGGTGAACCAGAAGCGGCAGCCCACCAAGCCCCGCATCTTAACCGCAGAAGAGGAGCTGAAGACGCAGACCCGGTCCGCCGAGATTAGGGAGCAGGTGGAAACTTACCTAAGGGATCCTTCTCAAGAAGAACTGCGATTCCCACCGTCGCTCAACTCCCACGACCGCATGCTGGTGCACCGGATTTCCGAGGAGCTCGGGCTGGGACacgagagcagaggagagggtagAGACCGCTGCATCACCGTCTCCAGACCTCCTCCTGGGTCCGGGCCGACGCGACCAGAaccagaagaagaggaggaggaggaggaggaggaggaggaggaggaggaggagacggtatCGGAGCCACAAGCGGCCACCTCTTCTCAACAACCACCAGGGGATCTTAAGAGTCTGCACctggagaggatgaagagggagcAGCAGAGACGGGAGGAGGCAGCTCAGCAGAAGAGGCAGGTTCAGGCAGCGATTGGGAAGCTCCCCACGGCCAAGAAGCCTGCGAAAG GAAAGAGCCGCACCAAAGCCGGGGTCTGTGACATTGCCGCGGCCGCGGGCGCGGAGGAGGACTTCGACACTCTGATATCGGCGGTGCTGAAGGCGGAGAGTGTGTGCAGTCTGGTCAAGTGCAAGGCCTCCGTGCGGCTGCTCGGCCAGCTCTGCCCCTACTGCAACCGACAGTTCTGTCTGGGCCACCACGTACCAGAG GTTCATGGCTGTGGGGACAAGGCCAAGGCCAACGCTCGCATGAGGATCAGCAGGGAAGGCGTTCTGTACGCTGGAAGTGGGAAAAAGGACACTTCTATGGATCCCAACAAGAAGGCCTATCTGCAACGTAAGCTGGACTCAAAACTCAAGGACATGGAATCTAAAAGGAAACTCAAAAGCAAAGagaaaagtaattag
- the LOC130389421 gene encoding LOW QUALITY PROTEIN: DNA damage-binding protein 2-like (The sequence of the model RefSeq protein was modified relative to this genomic sequence to represent the inferred CDS: inserted 1 base in 1 codon), producing MTGKTTKAGTYRRGGPRSILHYIYKSTLGESLHSQIRQCLQEPFVRSLESHSLHRTASPFNRRITVLEWHPTHPTTLAVGSKGGDIMLWNFDGLNKVTFIQGKGAGDFIGGMKFCPTDLSKVYTASGDGTLSLRSFECCTSTVLSTTKDCSHDYHDVCYWYCCVDVSVSRQMLVTGDNVGQLSLLSLEGQKIFSDKLHKAKVTHAEFNPRCDWLMVTASVDHTVKLWDLRNIKDKKSFLHEMPHDRAVNSAYFNPSDCSKLLTTDQRDQIRVFCSSDWSRPQHVIQHPHRQFQHLTPIKATWHPVYDLIVVGRYPNDKVXPRDVRSVDVYDANTAELVCQMQDPSASGIIPVNKFNPRGDVIASGMGSNILVWKWDGSPWRERGEPTEGEGSRDTSSRGQRGSRPTRPPREGRSAAGDARLRKKRSALEEGETQTVAKTRSKSTVKTKAQRGKKK from the exons ATGACGGGGAAGACCACAAAAGCAG GAACCTACAGGAGAGGCGGGCCCAGAAGCATCTTGCACTACATTTATAAGAGCACTCTGGGGGAAAGCCTCCATTCCCAAATTCGACAG TGCCTCCAGGAACCATTCGTTCGCTCCCTTGAGTCCCACAGTCTCCACCGAACTGCCAGCCCGTTTAACCGCAGAATCACTGTGCTTGAATGGCACCCTACTCACCCCACCACCCTGGCTGTGGGCTCCAAGGGCGGGGACATCATGCTCTGGAACTTCGATGGCCTCAACAAGGTCACTTTCATTCAAGGG AAAGGAGCTGGAGACTTCATTGGAGGGATGAAGTTCTGTCCAACGGACCTCTCCAAGGTATACACAGCCTCTGGTGACGGCACTCTGTCGCTGCGGAGCTTTGAGTGCTGCACGTCCACCGTCCTGTCCACCACTAAAGACTGTAGCCATGACTACCACGATGTCTG CTACTGGTACTGCTGTGTAGACGTGTCTGTCAGCAGACAGATGCTGGTGACTGGGGACAATGTTGGACAGTTGTCATTACTGAGTCTGGAAGGCCAAAAA ATCTTTAGCGACAAGTTGCACAAAGCTAAAGTGACGCACGCAGAGTTCAATCCccgatgtgattggctgatggttACTGCCTCGGTGGACCACACAGTCAAACTCTGGGATTTGAGAAACATAAAGGACAAGAAAAGCTTCCTCCATGAGATGCCACATGACAGGGCTGTGAACTCAG CATACTTCAACCCTTCTGACTGCTCAAAGCTGCTCACCACTGACCAGCGAGACCAGATCCGGGTCTTCTgctcttctgattggtccagacCACAGCATGTCATCCAACACCCACACCGGCAATTTCAACATCTCACACCCATCAAA GCCACGTGGCACCCCGTGTACGACCTCATCGTGGTTGGCCGCTATCCAAACGATAAAG TGCCCCGGGATGTGAGGAGTGTGGATGTGTATGATGCCAACACAGCAGAGCTGGTGTGTCAAATGCAAGATCCCAGTGCCTCTGGGATCATCCCT GTCAACAAATTCAACCCGAGAGGTGATGTCATAGCCTCTGGAATGG GGAGCAACATCCTGGTGTGGAAGTGGGACGGCTCCCCATGGAGGGAGCGCGGTGAGCCGACTGAGGGAGAGGGGTCCAGGGACACGAGCTCCAGGGGCCAGCGGGGCAGCAGGCCGACGCGGCCTCCCAGGGAGGGGAGGTCTGCGGCTGGGGACGCAAGGCTGAGGAAGAAGAGATCTGccctggaggagggagagacacagactgTGGCCAAGACCAGGTCCAAGAGCACGGTGAAGACTAAAGCACAGAGGGGAAAGAAGAAGTAA
- the LOC130389441 gene encoding LOW QUALITY PROTEIN: kelch repeat and BTB domain-containing protein 4-like (The sequence of the model RefSeq protein was modified relative to this genomic sequence to represent the inferred CDS: inserted 1 base in 1 codon) produces MAPEVIAATRFTSGPIFVMESAEESGLSVGGSVGEENYFLGYTFTDRSHSSRVVKSIMDLCLEDGLFADVTINVDGKEFQLHRLVLSAQSSFFRSMFTSNLKESHNRSIELKGVSATVFQLLVDYIYHGTIKLRVEDLQDTYEMADMYQLTALFEECSRFLSRTVEVKNCLQVMWLADRHSDQELYTAAKHCAKIHLVQLNQTEEFLNMPLCLLLDIIKDGVPSSQNPKVAIDSWINHNKVEREEFSCVLRENLKEIGEKVHIYLIGKEETRTHSLAVSLHCDEDDSVSVSGQNSLCHQITAACKHGGDLYVVGGSIPRRMWKCNMHTMDWERCAPLPRDRLHHTMVSVPGEDAIYSLGGKTLQDTLSNAVIYYTAKDNMWTESSQLDTAVSGAAGVNLGGTIYLLGGEENDMDFFTKPSRLIQCFNTATHKCQIKPYMLPFAGCMHAAAHMDVIFVVAEGDSLVCYNPLLESFTRLRFPEVWSSVPSLWKVASCNGSIYXFRDKCKKGDANTLKFNPATSVVSVIRGIKILLTNWQFVLA; encoded by the exons atggcgccagAAGTCATCGCAGCGACTCGATTTACTTCCGG GCCAATATTCGTGATGGAGTCAGCTGAGGAGAGTGGTCTCAGTGTGGGGGGCTCGGTGGGAGAGGAGAACTACTTCCTGGGGTACACCTTCACCGACCGCTCTCACTCAAGCCGTGTGGTCAAGAGCATCATGGACCTCTGTTTGGAGGACGGCCTGTTTGCCGACGTCACCATCAACGTGGACGGCAAGGAGTTCCAGCTGCACCGCCTGGTTCTGTCCGCCCAGAGCAGCTTCTTCCGCTCCATGTTCACCTCCAACCTCAAGGAGTCCCACAACCGCAGCATCGAGCTGAAGGGCGTCAGCGCCACCGTGTTCCAGCTGCTGGTGGACTACATCTACCACGGCACCATCAAGCTGAGGGTAGAGGACCTGCAGGACACCTACGAGATGGCAGACATGTACCAGTTGACCGCTCTGTTCGAGGAGTGCTCCCGGTTTCTCTCACGGACGGTTGAGGTCAAGAACTGCCTACAG GTGATGTGGcttgcagacagacacagtgaCCAGGAACTGTACACTGCTGCCAAGCACTGTGCTAAGATCCACCTGGTCCAGCTGAATCAGACTGAGGAATTCCTCAATATGCCTCTCTGTCTACTCTTGGACATAATTAAAG ACGGTGTACCGAGCTCCCAGAACCCAAAGGTGGCGATCGACTCCTGGATAAACCACAacaaggtggagagagaggagttttCTTGTGTTCTTCGGGAGAATCTCAAG GAGATCGGCGAGAAGGTCCACATCTACCTGATCGGCAAGGAGGAGACGCGGACGCACTCGCTGGCCGTCTCGCTGCACTGCGACGAGGACGACAGCGTCAGCGTGAGCGGCCAGAACAGCCTGTGCCACCAGATCACGGCGGCCTGCAAGCACGGCGGCGACCTGTACGTGGTGGGCGGATCCATCCCGCGGCGCATGTGGAAGTGCAACATGCACACCATGGACTGGGAGCGCTGCGCCCCGCTGCCCCGCGACCGCCTCCACCACACCATGGTGTCGGTGCCCGGCGAGGACGCCATCTACTCGCTGGGCGGGAAGACCCTGCAGGACACGCTGTCCAACGCCGTCATCTACTACACGGCGAAGGACAACATGTGGACCGAGAGCAGCCAGCTGGACACGGCCGTGTCCGGGGCGGCGGGGGTCAACCTGGGGGGCACCATCTACCTGCTGGGCGGCGAGGAGAACGACATGGACTTCTTCACCAAGCCGTCGCGCCTCATCCAGTGCTTCAACACGGCCACGCACAAGTGCCAGATCAAGCCCTACATGCTGCCGTTCGCCGGCTGCATGCACGCGGCGGCCCACATGGACGTGATCTTCGTGGTGGCCGAGGGGGACTCCCTGGTGTGCTACAACCCCCTGCTGGAGAGCTTCACGCGCCTGCGGTTCCCCGAGGTGTGGAGCTCGGTGCCGTCGCTGTGGAAGGTGGCCAGCTGCAACGGCAGCATAT TCTTCAGGGACAAGTGCAAGAAAGGGGACGCCAACACACTTAAGTTCAACCCCGCTACGTCGGTGGTGTCCGTCATAAGAGGCATCAAGATTCTCCTCACGAACTGGCAGTTTGTGCTGGcttga